One stretch of Bremerella cremea DNA includes these proteins:
- a CDS encoding arylsulfatase, translating to MCRMIRSLGRQIPAILLALTMGSLALAADTSAPPIGSPAASAPIPGNQLPAPNPAFGGVIKNDALESKPWWAPRIVPPKKAPNVLLIITDDAGFGVPSTFGGVIPTPTMDRLAKKGLRYNNIHSTALCSPTRAALITGRNHHSVGFGVIAEQSTGFPGYNSIIAEDKATIGRILKDNGYSTAWFGKDHNTPAFDASQIGPFDQWPTGMGFEYFYGFVGGDANQWQPNLFRNTTQIYPFEGKTDWNLITGMADDAIDYVNRIHQISPDKPFFIKYAPGATHAPHHPTKEWVKKIHDMHLFDDGWNKLREQIFENQKRLGVIPADTQLEPWPTDVIKNWDDCTAEEKKLFIRQVEIFAAYGAYNDYEIGRVIQAVEDIGEIENTLIFYINGDNGTSAEGGPLGTPNEVAFFNGVNEIPVDIQMKWYDVWGTEETYNHMSAGWSWAFDTPFTWFKQNASKLGGIRQNMVVSWPAVIKDHGGMRDQFCHVIDIVPTILEVSGIPAPEVVDGIKQAPIEGTSLAYTFDQANADAPSRHKTQYFEMMGQWALYHDGWLLSTKVNRAPWQAFGVANPDPLNNQVLELYDLTKDFSQSQDIADQHPEKLKAMKQLFIEEANKYQVFPLDASVAARIIAPRPNITAGRTEFVYKVPMIGLPQGDSPMLLNSSYSITAEIEVPEGGAEGMILTSGGRFAGYGFYLLKGKPVFLWNLIDLQRIKWEGQEPLKPGKHTLEFAFTYDGIGVGTLMYNNFSGLGRPGTGVLKVDGKEVQTIKMEKTIPLILQWDESFDIGSDTLTGVNDADYQPPFPLTAKLNKLTIKVDRPQLSAQDIKRLEEAQRNNRSSE from the coding sequence ATGTGCCGGATGATTCGGTCTCTCGGTCGCCAAATTCCTGCGATACTTCTCGCCCTAACGATGGGTAGTCTAGCGTTGGCTGCTGACACATCGGCGCCTCCAATCGGCTCTCCCGCTGCCTCCGCACCGATTCCCGGAAACCAGTTGCCAGCCCCAAATCCGGCCTTTGGGGGCGTCATCAAGAATGATGCTTTGGAGTCGAAGCCGTGGTGGGCACCGCGGATCGTACCGCCGAAGAAGGCTCCCAACGTGCTGCTGATTATCACCGACGACGCCGGTTTTGGCGTGCCCAGCACCTTTGGTGGCGTGATCCCGACACCGACGATGGATCGGCTTGCCAAGAAAGGCTTACGCTACAACAACATCCACTCCACGGCTCTTTGTTCGCCGACGAGGGCAGCGCTGATAACAGGTCGCAATCACCATTCGGTTGGTTTTGGTGTTATTGCCGAACAGTCCACCGGTTTTCCGGGCTATAACAGTATCATCGCCGAAGACAAAGCGACCATCGGTCGGATCTTAAAAGACAACGGCTACAGCACAGCATGGTTTGGCAAAGACCACAACACACCCGCTTTCGATGCCAGCCAGATTGGGCCGTTTGACCAATGGCCAACCGGGATGGGCTTCGAATATTTCTACGGATTCGTCGGCGGCGATGCCAACCAATGGCAGCCGAACTTGTTTCGCAACACCACGCAAATCTATCCTTTTGAAGGCAAAACGGATTGGAACTTGATTACTGGCATGGCAGACGATGCCATCGATTACGTTAACCGAATCCATCAGATCAGCCCTGACAAACCGTTCTTCATCAAATATGCCCCCGGTGCAACGCATGCCCCGCATCATCCGACCAAAGAATGGGTTAAGAAGATCCACGACATGCACTTGTTCGACGACGGCTGGAACAAGCTGCGCGAACAGATTTTTGAAAACCAGAAACGCCTGGGAGTCATTCCAGCCGATACCCAGTTAGAACCTTGGCCAACCGATGTCATCAAGAACTGGGACGATTGTACTGCGGAAGAAAAGAAGCTGTTCATTCGCCAAGTCGAAATTTTCGCCGCCTATGGCGCCTACAATGATTATGAAATTGGCCGCGTTATCCAGGCCGTTGAAGACATTGGCGAGATCGAGAACACGCTGATCTTCTACATCAACGGCGATAACGGTACCAGTGCCGAGGGAGGTCCTTTAGGAACCCCCAACGAAGTCGCGTTCTTCAACGGCGTGAACGAAATACCTGTCGATATCCAGATGAAATGGTACGACGTTTGGGGCACTGAAGAAACCTACAATCACATGTCGGCTGGCTGGTCTTGGGCCTTCGATACTCCGTTTACCTGGTTCAAGCAAAACGCCTCGAAACTGGGTGGGATCCGCCAGAACATGGTCGTTTCGTGGCCAGCGGTCATTAAAGACCACGGAGGCATGCGTGACCAATTCTGCCATGTGATCGATATCGTACCGACCATCCTGGAAGTCTCTGGCATCCCTGCTCCTGAAGTCGTCGATGGCATTAAACAAGCGCCAATTGAAGGGACCAGTTTGGCTTACACATTCGATCAAGCCAACGCCGATGCACCTTCTCGCCACAAGACGCAGTACTTTGAGATGATGGGCCAGTGGGCGCTGTATCACGATGGCTGGCTACTCAGCACCAAAGTCAACCGTGCCCCTTGGCAAGCATTTGGGGTCGCCAATCCCGATCCACTCAACAATCAAGTGCTGGAACTATACGACTTGACGAAAGACTTTAGTCAGTCGCAAGACATCGCCGATCAGCACCCGGAAAAGCTCAAAGCGATGAAGCAACTCTTCATTGAAGAAGCTAACAAGTATCAGGTCTTTCCGCTGGATGCTTCCGTTGCGGCCCGCATTATCGCCCCACGTCCCAACATTACGGCAGGTCGAACCGAATTCGTTTACAAGGTTCCGATGATCGGTCTGCCGCAAGGGGATTCGCCCATGCTGCTGAACTCTTCCTACTCGATCACTGCCGAGATTGAAGTGCCGGAAGGGGGCGCGGAAGGGATGATCCTTACCTCGGGTGGCCGCTTCGCAGGGTACGGGTTCTATCTGTTGAAAGGCAAGCCTGTCTTTCTATGGAATCTGATCGACCTGCAACGCATTAAGTGGGAAGGCCAAGAGCCTCTGAAACCAGGCAAGCATACGCTGGAATTCGCATTCACTTACGATGGAATCGGCGTTGGCACACTCATGTACAACAACTTCAGCGGTCTCGGCAGGCCGGGTACCGGTGTCCTGAAGGTGGACGGAAAAGAAGTGCAAACCATCAAGATGGAAAAGACGATTCCGCTGATTCTGCAATGGGATGAATCGTTCGACATCGGCTCTGATACGCTAACCGGCGTCAACGATGCGGACTATCAACCTCCGTTCCCTTTGACCGCCAAGCTGAATAAGTTGACCATCAAAGTCGATCGCCCTCAGCTTTCGGCACAAGACATCAAACGCCTGGAAGAAGCCCAGCGGAACAATCGCTCTAGCGAATAG
- a CDS encoding serine/threonine-protein kinase, producing the protein MSSVELKPPISSSRRRSPRCLHGAWEVGPQLGEGTYFRVFRARPSQGGFSGWDFALKTIRPEFKGDRLLSERLIREAEAGAEITSAHVVPVIDARPGSFVVMPRVWGQTLSEILASGRSIPLGTAVWAARQLAQGLSTTHELGWIHGDVKPDNIILSQTGHATLIDLGFAQRVQLNLPCSSRKCDRQGTLRYLPPEMLSRSAPVLPQADTYSLGVILFELITGRQLFNQSTTEEIVRAQLSQRAPNVRCLVAHVPGSLDTLVAKMLAKDPLRRPSPDDALVKALAAVEIELLSPDPKMRDAA; encoded by the coding sequence TTGTCTTCGGTCGAACTCAAACCACCGATCTCATCTTCGCGAAGAAGATCGCCACGCTGCTTACATGGAGCCTGGGAGGTTGGTCCGCAACTAGGCGAAGGCACCTACTTTCGCGTTTTCCGAGCCCGACCAAGCCAAGGTGGCTTCAGCGGTTGGGACTTTGCCTTGAAGACAATCCGTCCCGAGTTCAAAGGAGACCGGCTCCTCAGCGAACGCCTCATTCGCGAAGCCGAGGCCGGCGCCGAAATCACGTCGGCTCATGTTGTGCCGGTAATCGATGCCCGTCCCGGTTCGTTTGTTGTCATGCCACGTGTGTGGGGGCAAACCCTCTCCGAGATCTTAGCCTCTGGTCGTTCCATTCCCTTAGGAACCGCCGTTTGGGCTGCAAGGCAATTAGCTCAGGGGCTTTCCACCACGCACGAGCTAGGTTGGATTCATGGCGATGTGAAGCCGGATAACATTATCCTCTCGCAGACCGGTCACGCCACGTTGATCGATCTCGGTTTCGCTCAGCGCGTACAACTGAACCTTCCTTGCAGCAGCCGCAAGTGTGATCGCCAAGGCACACTCCGCTATTTGCCGCCCGAGATGCTTTCTCGCTCGGCCCCGGTGCTTCCTCAAGCCGATACCTATAGTTTGGGCGTGATTCTGTTTGAACTGATCACCGGTCGTCAGCTTTTCAATCAATCGACCACCGAGGAAATCGTAAGAGCCCAACTATCGCAGCGAGCCCCTAACGTACGCTGCCTGGTTGCGCACGTTCCGGGCTCGCTCGATACGCTGGTCGCGAAGATGCTGGCCAAAGACCCGCTGCGCCGCCCTTCACCAGATGACGCCCTGGTGAAGGCGCTGGCCGCGGTCGAAATCGAACTGCTCTCGCCCGATCCAAAGATGCGAGATGCGGCCTAA
- a CDS encoding DsrE family protein, which produces MKTRFVIPLVLCLGCLGILLTQPEVAPAKQDSATSQAAVVHLSHFTDDLHRASMGLKIANLMQENGVATTLFLDIEGARIGDTRQSLDVVWGASDTTLAKLYNDFVANGGVVVVCPHCAKAAGLDAQHLRKGAIIATQGDIVDLFVTADKVVDY; this is translated from the coding sequence ATGAAAACGCGATTTGTCATTCCGCTCGTACTTTGCCTTGGTTGTCTTGGGATCTTACTGACGCAACCTGAAGTCGCGCCGGCGAAGCAAGATTCCGCAACGTCCCAGGCAGCCGTAGTGCATCTGTCGCACTTCACCGATGATTTACATCGGGCATCAATGGGGTTAAAAATTGCCAATCTGATGCAAGAGAACGGGGTTGCGACAACGCTTTTCCTCGACATCGAGGGAGCCAGGATTGGCGATACTCGGCAGTCGCTAGATGTCGTGTGGGGAGCCTCCGACACAACATTGGCCAAACTGTACAACGACTTCGTCGCCAATGGTGGTGTTGTGGTTGTTTGCCCGCACTGTGCTAAAGCTGCGGGGCTCGATGCCCAGCACCTTCGTAAAGGGGCTATCATCGCAACCCAAGGAGATATTGTCGACCTGTTTGTGACTGCCGATAAGGTGGTTGATTACTAA